A window of Candidatus Omnitrophota bacterium contains these coding sequences:
- a CDS encoding ACT domain-containing protein — MRIDTQLAVFLENRPGMLARVCEALAKARVNINALSVLDTVDHAVIRMVVDKPKEAERVLQQLPAMVQVRDVVFLDVPNEVGALARISQRLAEAGINLEYAYCVGSTSGSPGGLVLRTNDLEGTINALS, encoded by the coding sequence ATGAGGATCGACACTCAGCTTGCGGTCTTTCTCGAAAACCGCCCCGGAATGCTGGCACGGGTGTGCGAGGCCTTGGCCAAGGCTCGCGTCAACATCAACGCGCTCTCCGTCTTGGACACCGTCGACCACGCCGTGATCCGCATGGTGGTGGACAAACCCAAGGAGGCCGAGCGCGTCCTGCAGCAGCTGCCGGCGATGGTCCAGGTGCGTGATGTCGTCTTCCTCGATGTGCCCAACGAAGTGGGCGCGCTGGCCCGCATCTCCCAGCGGCTGGCGGAAGCCGGCATCAATCTGGAATACGCCTACTGCGTCGGTTCCACCTCCGGCAGCCCCGGCGGCCTCGTGCTGCGCACCAACGATCTCGAAGGCACCATTAACGCCCTCAGCTAA